CATGTTCTCCAATATCCCGAGCTGCCGCGCGGCTGTGAAATAACGAGCTTGACGATGCTGCTTCAATATAAGGGCCTGGACGTGGACAAGATGGAATTGCTGGAGCATATGCCAAGAGATGATACGCCGATCCGCTGGGGCGAAGACGGGTCCATTGCTTTCTGGGGAAATCCGCACACCGGGTTTGTTGGGGACATCACATTGAACGGCTCCGGTTTTGGCATGTACCATAGCTCCCTGTATGTCCTGGCGAAGCAATACGTTCCTTCTACTGTGGATCTGACGGGCAAGCCCTTCGAGGATCTATTGGCTTATGTAGCGGCTGGAACGCCGGTCGTGGTTTGGACGACTGTTCATTATGACGAGCCTACTTCTTGGATGAGCTGGGAATCGCCGATCGGTCCAGTAAGGACGACTGTTCAGGAGCACGCTGTATTGCTGGTCGGGTACGATGAAGAGCATGTGTATGTGAATGATCCATTAAAAAAACAGAAAAGCCTAAAAGTCAAGAAGGATGGATTTATACGCAGCTGGAAAGCGCTCGGCAAACAAGCGCTATCCTATACGACAGACGAGTTCAAATAATCGAGGAGGCTATCCGCCATGCCGTACGAACACCCTGCCAGGGAAGACATACGCAAGCTGCTTGAGCAAAGCCATACGATCGCCGTAGTCGGCTGCTCCGACAATCCGGAACGAACCTCCTATCAAATTGCGGAAGCGATGCAAGCCAAAGGCTATCGCATTATCCCTGTCAATCCGAATGCCGACAACATCTTGGGCGAAATCTGCTATCCGACTCTGATGGATGTGCCGGAGAAGATCGATATTGTCAATGTGTTCCGCCGCAGCGAAACAGTCGTGCCGATTGCGGAGGAGGCTGTCAGAATCGGCGCGAAGGCTTTCTGGCTGCAGTTGGGCATTCTCAATGAGGAAGCAGGCCGCATCGCGGAGGAAGGCGGACTGACTGTCATTATGGATCGCTGCATCAAGGTGGAGGATGCCATCCTGCTGCCTGATAGGAAACAGACGGGAAAGTAATTTGTCGTGATAATATACGGACTTCTACGGAAAACTAAATAACGGCTTCGGCAACTCGAAGCACACATTTCTTAGGAGGAGTCCACAGTGTACCAACCACAATCCAACTTTGGCTTTGGCGGCCAACAGCAGCAATTTGGGCAGCAGGCAGGCGCGCAATACCGCGGCATGCAGCGAACATTCCAGCCGACCGGATATGTACAATCTTCTTACAATCCGAACGCCTCCTTCTCTCAAAGCTATGCGCAAAATCCGCAAGCGGCCAGCTATCACACAGCATCGTACCGTGGTAACCAGTCTGGACACGATCAATATCTGAGAGCGGATTCTACGCAGCCGAATGCATCCAGTGCTTTCGGCGGCCAGCAAGCGATCCAGAGCACATTTGCTCAGCCGCAGGCTAATCAAGCTTTCGGCCAAAGCTTCAGCCAAAACTTTAGCCAAAGCACAGCGTTCCAGCAGCAACCGCAAAGCGCGCAAGCGTACCATCTGGCCAACTATCGCGGGAACCAGCAGGACCATGATCAATACCTGAGAGCGGATTCCACGCAGCCGAACGCGTCTGCTGCTTTCGGCGGTCAGCAGGCATCGCAGAGCGCATTTGCTCAGCCGCAGGCTGGTCAGGCCTATGGCCAAAGCTTCAGCCAGAGCACAGCGTTCCAGCAGCAGCCGCAAAGCGCGCAAGCTTACCATACAGCAAGCTACCGCGGCAACCAGTCTGGCCATGACCAATACTTGCGTGCCGATTCCGTTCAGCCTACGCAAAACCAAGCACAGTTTTTCGGCCGCTAAGTCGGCTAAGATCGCACGGGCCCGCTTTCTGGCGGGTCCTTTGTATTTCCTTTGACAAAAACCGGTGCAACCTTTACCATCAATGTAGAGAATAGGAGGATGTTCCGGTGAACTGGATGGGGCCTTTTCAACAATTGGGCCGCTCGCTGATGCTGCCTATGACAGCGTTGCCAGCCGCGGCAATATTGTTATTTGCAGGCAATGCAATTCCTTGGACAATGTTCGGGTTGGATCATTTTGGACAGGTATTAATTTATGCCGGCGATACAGTATTTGCGTATTTGCCTTATTTGTTTGCTGTAGGGGTTGCGATGGGCCTGACGGACAATGCGTCCTCTGCCGCGCTCACCTCCTTGCTCAGCTACTTTCTATTTACACGCATCACCGTCTACTATGCGGAGCATCCGCTTCAAATAGGTGTCAGCGGCGCAATTATGATCGGCTTGCTGACGGCGGTTGCCTACAACCGGCTCAAGCATATCAAGCTGCCGGAACCGATTCAGTTTTTTGGCGGACCGCGCTTTGTGCCGTTGTTTATGTCGATAGCGACCATGATGTTCTCATACTTTTTCGCGAAACTGAACCCCCGGATCGAACAAATGCTGGATGGGCTGTCGGACTTAATTTTGAATCTGGAAGGGTTTGGCGTCTTTTTGTACGGGGTGCTTCACCGCCTGCTCGTCCCGACAGGCCTGCATCATATCTTGAACAACGTGATGTGGTTCCAGGTGGGCTCTTACGAGCGTGCTGACGGGCAGACGATGTTCGGCGACTTGCCGAGATTTTTCGCGGGTGACCCGGATGCGGGCATATACATGGCGGGCTTGTACCCGGTCATGATGTTCGCGCTGCCGGCCATCGCTTTCGCGATTATCAAGGAGGCGCGCGAGGACCTGAAGCCCAAGATAAAGGCCATGTTTCTGACGGCGGCGCTGGGCTCGTTCTTGACTGGCGTGAGCGAGCCGGTGGAGTTCGCCTTTCTGTTCGCCGCTCCTTATGTATTCGTCATCCATGCCATTTTATCCGGCTTTATTATGTGGCTCGTATACGCCTTGGACATTCATCACGGCTTTGCCTACTCGGCGGGCGCCTTTGACTTTATCCTGAATGCGCATCTCGCCCGCAGAGAAATTTGGTTGATTCCGATTGGAATCGCGTATGGCCTTTTCTATTATCATGCATTTAGATGGATCATCCGCCGGTTTCAAATCCGTACGCCCGGCAGGGAAGACGAGACTGAGCTTGACGATTGGTCGGGCGATATCCCATACCGTGCCCCGCTCGTCATGGAGGCGCTCGGCGGCAAAGCCAACATTGCCCGGATGGAAGCGTGCATAACGCGGCTCAGGCTCACGCTGCACGATGACCGCCTGATGGATATTTCCGCTTTGAAGACGCTAGGCGCAGCTGGCGTTATTCGGCTTGGCGGCGGGAATGTGCAGGTGGTATTCGGTACTTATTCGGAATTGCTTAAGGAGCAGATGGGCCGGATTATGCGGCAGGATTTCAACCAGGTCAGCTTCTTCGCGCCGGTGCAAGGGCGTATGATGAAGCTGGAGGA
The nucleotide sequence above comes from Xylanibacillus composti. Encoded proteins:
- a CDS encoding C39 family peptidase produces the protein MRTISVIKWISTTMLIAGLMFTSAVFTVLVYGKITGQIGYGETPVHAHEQPVQAAGGADPEEIEEDTANQEPDEQPLPAKAMLDAPHVLQYPELPRGCEITSLTMLLQYKGLDVDKMELLEHMPRDDTPIRWGEDGSIAFWGNPHTGFVGDITLNGSGFGMYHSSLYVLAKQYVPSTVDLTGKPFEDLLAYVAAGTPVVVWTTVHYDEPTSWMSWESPIGPVRTTVQEHAVLLVGYDEEHVYVNDPLKKQKSLKVKKDGFIRSWKALGKQALSYTTDEFK
- a CDS encoding CoA-binding protein; its protein translation is MPYEHPAREDIRKLLEQSHTIAVVGCSDNPERTSYQIAEAMQAKGYRIIPVNPNADNILGEICYPTLMDVPEKIDIVNVFRRSETVVPIAEEAVRIGAKAFWLQLGILNEEAGRIAEEGGLTVIMDRCIKVEDAILLPDRKQTGK
- a CDS encoding glucose PTS transporter subunit IIA, producing the protein MNWMGPFQQLGRSLMLPMTALPAAAILLFAGNAIPWTMFGLDHFGQVLIYAGDTVFAYLPYLFAVGVAMGLTDNASSAALTSLLSYFLFTRITVYYAEHPLQIGVSGAIMIGLLTAVAYNRLKHIKLPEPIQFFGGPRFVPLFMSIATMMFSYFFAKLNPRIEQMLDGLSDLILNLEGFGVFLYGVLHRLLVPTGLHHILNNVMWFQVGSYERADGQTMFGDLPRFFAGDPDAGIYMAGLYPVMMFALPAIAFAIIKEAREDLKPKIKAMFLTAALGSFLTGVSEPVEFAFLFAAPYVFVIHAILSGFIMWLVYALDIHHGFAYSAGAFDFILNAHLARREIWLIPIGIAYGLFYYHAFRWIIRRFQIRTPGREDETELDDWSGDIPYRAPLVMEALGGKANIARMEACITRLRLTLHDDRLMDISALKTLGAAGVIRLGGGNVQVVFGTYSELLKEQMGRIMRQDFNQVSFFAPVQGRMMKLEEVPDTIFAKGLVGMGVAFFPERGELVSPVAGKVIHLYPTLHAIGIRTKEGLEVLLHIGIDTTQLEGKGFTSYVQIGDEVKPGQLLIRFQLALVRKQAKSLATPMVITNPERVKSWNFAPFKAVKKGQASVMTVVLKGEQANGGKQHG